The Gemmatimonadota bacterium genome has a window encoding:
- the bamD gene encoding outer membrane protein assembly factor BamD, translating into MKRFLHICCACLIALCVGCAQKKYKRLSPEVYYKDAQDALKNKKCYDAELLFRNMLSDFPGSHLSDEAQFGLGKAFQCQKDYVTSIFEYERLLNEYPVSPYAAEARFQIGECYYQDARDIHHDQDETHKAIREFARFIEDYPQSDLVSQAENRINALRNQLARKEVMIAYDYILWKYYSSAKVYAEGVLKEYPDTESALDARFIIAQVNFKTGALDEALNELTLLIGRDLPEKLKEKVIEEMEKVKKAQSN; encoded by the coding sequence ATGAAACGATTTTTACATATTTGTTGTGCGTGTCTGATCGCGTTGTGTGTGGGGTGTGCACAAAAAAAATACAAGCGCTTGAGTCCAGAGGTTTATTACAAAGACGCGCAAGATGCACTGAAAAATAAGAAGTGCTACGACGCTGAGTTATTGTTTAGAAATATGCTATCGGATTTTCCCGGATCTCATTTGTCAGATGAGGCGCAATTTGGGTTGGGCAAAGCTTTTCAGTGTCAAAAAGATTATGTGACGTCTATTTTTGAATACGAACGCCTGCTCAACGAATATCCCGTGAGTCCTTATGCCGCCGAAGCCCGGTTCCAGATTGGCGAGTGTTATTATCAGGATGCGCGCGATATTCACCACGATCAGGATGAAACGCACAAGGCAATTCGAGAATTTGCGCGGTTTATCGAAGACTATCCACAAAGCGATCTCGTCTCTCAGGCAGAGAATAGAATTAACGCGTTGCGCAATCAACTGGCCCGTAAGGAGGTCATGATTGCATACGATTATATCCTGTGGAAATATTATTCCTCGGCCAAAGTCTATGCTGAAGGCGTGTTGAAGGAATATCCCGACACAGAGTCTGCTTTGGATGCGCGTTTTATCATTGCACAAGTCAATTTTAAGACTGGGGCACTCGACGAGGCACTCAACGAGCTTACATTGTTGATAGGGCGGGATTTGCCCGAGAAGTTGAAGGAAAAAGTCATTGAAGAGATGGAAAAAGTAAAAAAAGCGCAGTCTAACTGA